A genomic window from Canis aureus isolate CA01 chromosome 2, VMU_Caureus_v.1.0, whole genome shotgun sequence includes:
- the MAEA gene encoding E3 ubiquitin-protein transferase MAEA isoform X1: MAVQESAAQLSMTLKVQEYPTLKVPYETLNKRFRAAQKNIDRETSHVTMVVAELEKTLSSCPAVDSVVSLLDGVVEKLSVLKRKAVESIQAEDESAKLCKRRIEHLKEHSSDQPAAASMWKRKRMDRMMVEHLLRCGYYNTAVKLARQSGIEDLVNIEMFLTAKEVEESLERRETATCLAWCHDNKSRLRKMKGRQSEHDVKTGRKSRVASGSPKESEDLGMETIKGKPELSCLEFSLRIQEFIELIRQNKRLDAVRHARKHFSQAEGSQLDEVRQVMGMLAFPPDTHISPYKDLLDPARWRMLIQQFRYDNYRLHQLGNNSVFTLTLQAGLSAIKTPQCYKEDGSSKSPDCPVCSRSLNKLAQPLPMAHCANSRLVCKISGDVMNENNPPMMLPNGYVYGYNSLLSIRQDDKVVCPRTKEVFHFSQAEKVYIM; this comes from the exons GTGCCCTACGAGACCCTGAATAAACGCTTTCGGGCTGCTCAGAAGAACATTGACCGCGAGACAAGCCACGTCACCATGGTGGTAGCCGAGCTGGAGAAGACCTTGAGCAGCTGCCCAGCCGTGGACTCCGTAGTCAGCCTCCTGGACGGTGTGGTGGAGAAGCTCAGCGTCCTCAAGAGGAAG GCGGTGGAGTCCATCCAGGCGGAGGATGAGAGTGCCAAGCTGTGCAAGCGCAGGATTGAGCACCTCAAAGAGCATAGCAGCGACCAGCCCGCAGCAGCCAGCATGTGGAAGAGGAAGCGCATGGACCGCATGATGGTGGAGCACCTGCTGCGCTGTGGCTACTACAACACAGCCGTGAAGCTAGCCCGCCAGAGCGGCATCGAG GACTTGGTGAACATCGAGATGTTCCTGACGGCCAAAGAAGTGGAGGAGTCCCTGGAGAGGCGCGAGACTGCCACCTGCCTGGCCTGGTGCCACGACAACAAGTCCCGTCTGCGCAAGATGAAG GGCCGCCAAAGCGAGCACGACGTGAAGACGGGACGGAAAAGTAGAGTGGCCAGTGGCTCCCCTAAAGAGAGTGAGGATCTTGGTATGGAAACCATAAAAGGAAAGCCAGAATTG AGCTGCCTGGAGTTCAGCCTAAGGATTCAGGAGTTCATTGAACTCATCCGGCAGAACAAGAGACTAGACGCCGTGAG ACATGCAAGAAAGCACTTCAGTCAGGCTGAGGGGAGCCAGCTGGACGAGGTCCGCCAGGTCATGGGCATGCTGGCCTTCCCACCAGACACGCACATCTCCCCGTACAAG GACCTGCTGGACCCGGCCCGGTGGCGGATGCTCATCCAACAGTTCCGATATGACAACTACCGGCTGCACCAGCTGGGGAACAACTCTGTGTTCACCCTCACACTGCAGGCTGGCCTCTCGGCGATAAAGACACC ACAGTGCTACAAGGAGGACGGCAGCTCCAAGAGCCCCGACTGCCCCGTCTGCAGCCGTTCCCTGAACAAGCTGGCACAGCCCCTGCCCATGGCCCACTGTGCCAACTCCCGCCTGGTCTGCAAGATCTCGGGTGACGTGATGAATGAGAACAACCCGCCCATGATGCTGCCCAACGGCTACGTCTACGGCTACAAT TCTCTGCTGTCCATCCGCCAAGATGACAAAGTCGTTTGCCCGAGGACCAAAGAAGTGTTCCACTTCTCCCAAGCCGAGAAGGTGTACATCATGTAG
- the MAEA gene encoding E3 ubiquitin-protein transferase MAEA isoform X2, which translates to MAVQESAAQLSMTLKVQEYPTLKVPYETLNKRFRAAQKNIDRETSHVTMVVAELEKTLSSCPAVDSVVSLLDGVVEKLSVLKRKAVESIQAEDESAKLCKRRIEHLKEHSSDQPAAASMWKRKRMDRMMVEHLLRCGYYNTAVKLARQSGIEDLVNIEMFLTAKEVEESLERRETATCLAWCHDNKSRLRKMKSCLEFSLRIQEFIELIRQNKRLDAVRHARKHFSQAEGSQLDEVRQVMGMLAFPPDTHISPYKDLLDPARWRMLIQQFRYDNYRLHQLGNNSVFTLTLQAGLSAIKTPQCYKEDGSSKSPDCPVCSRSLNKLAQPLPMAHCANSRLVCKISGDVMNENNPPMMLPNGYVYGYNSLLSIRQDDKVVCPRTKEVFHFSQAEKVYIM; encoded by the exons GTGCCCTACGAGACCCTGAATAAACGCTTTCGGGCTGCTCAGAAGAACATTGACCGCGAGACAAGCCACGTCACCATGGTGGTAGCCGAGCTGGAGAAGACCTTGAGCAGCTGCCCAGCCGTGGACTCCGTAGTCAGCCTCCTGGACGGTGTGGTGGAGAAGCTCAGCGTCCTCAAGAGGAAG GCGGTGGAGTCCATCCAGGCGGAGGATGAGAGTGCCAAGCTGTGCAAGCGCAGGATTGAGCACCTCAAAGAGCATAGCAGCGACCAGCCCGCAGCAGCCAGCATGTGGAAGAGGAAGCGCATGGACCGCATGATGGTGGAGCACCTGCTGCGCTGTGGCTACTACAACACAGCCGTGAAGCTAGCCCGCCAGAGCGGCATCGAG GACTTGGTGAACATCGAGATGTTCCTGACGGCCAAAGAAGTGGAGGAGTCCCTGGAGAGGCGCGAGACTGCCACCTGCCTGGCCTGGTGCCACGACAACAAGTCCCGTCTGCGCAAGATGAAG AGCTGCCTGGAGTTCAGCCTAAGGATTCAGGAGTTCATTGAACTCATCCGGCAGAACAAGAGACTAGACGCCGTGAG ACATGCAAGAAAGCACTTCAGTCAGGCTGAGGGGAGCCAGCTGGACGAGGTCCGCCAGGTCATGGGCATGCTGGCCTTCCCACCAGACACGCACATCTCCCCGTACAAG GACCTGCTGGACCCGGCCCGGTGGCGGATGCTCATCCAACAGTTCCGATATGACAACTACCGGCTGCACCAGCTGGGGAACAACTCTGTGTTCACCCTCACACTGCAGGCTGGCCTCTCGGCGATAAAGACACC ACAGTGCTACAAGGAGGACGGCAGCTCCAAGAGCCCCGACTGCCCCGTCTGCAGCCGTTCCCTGAACAAGCTGGCACAGCCCCTGCCCATGGCCCACTGTGCCAACTCCCGCCTGGTCTGCAAGATCTCGGGTGACGTGATGAATGAGAACAACCCGCCCATGATGCTGCCCAACGGCTACGTCTACGGCTACAAT TCTCTGCTGTCCATCCGCCAAGATGACAAAGTCGTTTGCCCGAGGACCAAAGAAGTGTTCCACTTCTCCCAAGCCGAGAAGGTGTACATCATGTAG